One window of Flavobacteriales bacterium genomic DNA carries:
- a CDS encoding T9SS type A sorting domain-containing protein has translation MRRLITLLLPALLPFASMAQCNFNYQFYQTGNCYLVGFDIGLIVSGGTAPYTITWYAQGMPIGTGEIISVQTTMNSPLVTVEVTDGSGCTENTAEYWIDPGSFVTADVSSQPDPLDCSNNVLTLDNVNSVGGCGNVIVALGSPSNEIGSYSQSPIVLSGFPSGTSTLFLIPNGQCGLCPTLLTVNVPNTCGANTISGRVYVDSDNSCTFNNGDGPAPGVFVRADGPQVQSVATNTAGSYTAHLIDGQYALDLPGLGPIWNISCMPSGAQNVTVPPNANAMDFGLTPVGTFNDLAVSITGQGQHRGGINTQLMVTCHNSGNTTIGGTLNLTFDPVLSYIVSIPAETGLSGSSVSWSVPPIAPFASMTYHVTLHVPSSATLGDTLTYTANIFTTPADDASANNSDQVDRIIVGSFDPNDKQVLPAGDLPILEAQSGRTLDYIVRFQNTGNAEALNVRIEDEIDPLLDLSTLEVVDASHAWSAVVTERSAVFRFDGINLPDSGSDFAASQGFIRYRLAPVPDVGVNDLITNEANIFFDYNLPVITNTVSTTVVDVSTGIRTVTDNSLDLLYDADGLTLRSTSAIERVDIFDATGHLVNTVSGKGQRRLRLAMNGLSNGVYLLKVQRPQDLRMVRVVH, from the coding sequence ATGCGTCGACTTATTACACTTCTCCTCCCGGCACTGCTGCCATTTGCCAGCATGGCCCAATGCAACTTCAACTACCAATTCTACCAGACCGGTAATTGTTACTTGGTCGGGTTTGATATCGGGCTTATCGTTTCCGGTGGGACCGCACCCTATACGATCACCTGGTATGCCCAAGGAATGCCCATCGGCACAGGCGAGATCATTTCGGTTCAAACGACCATGAACAGTCCCCTCGTAACGGTGGAAGTGACCGATGGGTCAGGCTGCACCGAGAACACCGCGGAGTATTGGATCGACCCGGGAAGCTTTGTGACAGCGGATGTCAGTTCGCAACCGGACCCCTTGGACTGCTCGAACAACGTGTTGACCCTGGACAATGTCAATAGCGTCGGTGGTTGCGGAAACGTCATCGTGGCCTTGGGATCCCCCTCAAATGAGATCGGCAGTTATTCCCAATCTCCCATCGTGCTTTCCGGCTTCCCCTCTGGAACTTCCACCCTGTTCCTCATCCCCAACGGTCAGTGCGGACTTTGCCCTACCCTCTTGACCGTGAACGTTCCCAACACCTGTGGTGCCAACACCATCAGCGGGCGGGTCTATGTGGACAGCGACAACTCCTGTACGTTCAACAACGGTGACGGGCCGGCCCCGGGGGTGTTCGTGCGGGCGGATGGTCCCCAGGTCCAATCGGTCGCCACGAACACGGCTGGATCGTACACTGCTCACCTCATTGACGGTCAGTACGCACTGGACCTTCCGGGCTTAGGTCCGATCTGGAACATCAGCTGCATGCCGAGCGGTGCTCAGAATGTGACCGTACCGCCCAATGCCAATGCTATGGACTTCGGCCTCACGCCCGTTGGCACCTTCAACGACCTTGCGGTTTCCATCACCGGCCAAGGCCAACACCGGGGCGGCATTAACACCCAGTTGATGGTGACCTGCCACAACAGCGGGAACACGACCATAGGCGGCACATTGAACCTCACCTTTGACCCTGTGCTTTCATACATCGTCAGCATTCCTGCGGAAACAGGGCTGTCCGGAAGCTCCGTTAGTTGGTCCGTGCCGCCCATTGCACCGTTCGCGTCAATGACCTACCACGTCACCTTGCATGTGCCGAGTTCAGCCACATTGGGGGATACGTTGACCTATACCGCGAACATCTTCACAACACCCGCGGATGACGCCTCCGCAAATAATTCCGACCAGGTGGACCGCATCATCGTAGGAAGCTTCGACCCGAATGACAAGCAGGTACTTCCCGCTGGCGATCTGCCCATCCTGGAGGCCCAGAGCGGGCGCACGCTGGATTACATCGTGCGGTTCCAGAACACCGGCAATGCCGAGGCCTTGAACGTTCGCATCGAGGACGAGATCGACCCCTTGCTGGACCTGAGCACCTTGGAGGTGGTGGATGCCAGTCACGCTTGGAGCGCGGTCGTCACAGAACGATCGGCCGTTTTCCGGTTCGACGGCATCAACCTGCCCGACAGCGGAAGCGACTTCGCTGCGAGCCAAGGCTTCATCCGTTACAGGCTAGCACCGGTCCCGGATGTCGGCGTGAACGATCTGATCACCAATGAGGCCAACATTTTCTTCGACTACAACCTGCCTGTGATCACCAATACGGTGAGCACGACGGTGGTGGACGTGTCGACCGGGATCCGGACCGTAACGGACAACAGCCTTGACCTCCTGTACGATGCCGATGGCCTGACCCTTCGTTCGACCAGCGCGATAGAACGTGTGGATATTTTCGATGCCACGGGTCATCTGGTGAACACTGTCTCAGGCAAGGGCCAGCGGCGGCTCCGCCTCGCCATGAACGGGCTTAGCAACGGGGTGTATCTGCTCAAGGTGCAGCGACCGCAAGACCTGCGGATGGTGCGCGTGGTGCATTGA
- a CDS encoding serine hydrolase, whose amino-acid sequence MQSSTLIPCLALLALPSFALAQTPYFPAPVAGSTWEITDPATLGWCPERIDSLYAYLGDHHTKGFILLKDGRIVLEHYFGTFTQDSLWYWASAGKTLTSTIVGIAQEDGSLDINEPVSTYLGPGWTAETPIQEAAITVRHQLTMTTGLDDGVANSDCTDPACLAYIADAGDRWAYHNAPYTLLQEVVANATGQNYYTYFNARLRDPIGMEGFWLPILYNRVYFSTVRSMARFGLLASNGMVWGTDTILHDSAYFHAAITPSQNLNHSYGYLWWLNGQDSFMLPSSQFVFPGELVPHAPADMYSALGKNDQIINVAPGQGLVLVRMGDPAYDAQLVSSVFDDHVWQYVNALDCNTGIDEVGLQQGPVLAPNPCKDVVRFQLPNKVRSAEVTLFDTMGRTVLTTRSTGTIDVSMLAPGSYAVRIISDGKTWTSALKKE is encoded by the coding sequence ATGCAGTCCTCCACACTGATCCCTTGCTTAGCCCTCTTGGCGCTCCCTTCCTTTGCCTTGGCCCAAACACCCTACTTCCCGGCGCCTGTTGCCGGAAGCACATGGGAAATCACGGACCCCGCGACGCTCGGCTGGTGCCCGGAACGCATCGATTCGCTCTACGCCTATCTCGGCGACCACCACACCAAAGGCTTCATCCTGCTGAAGGACGGCCGGATCGTGCTGGAACACTACTTCGGCACGTTCACGCAGGACAGCTTGTGGTACTGGGCCAGCGCCGGAAAGACCTTGACGAGCACCATCGTCGGGATCGCCCAGGAGGACGGGTCCCTTGATATCAACGAACCCGTGAGCACCTATCTCGGCCCAGGCTGGACGGCGGAAACGCCCATACAGGAGGCCGCCATCACGGTAAGGCATCAGCTCACCATGACCACGGGCCTGGATGATGGCGTGGCCAACAGCGACTGCACCGACCCGGCGTGCTTGGCATACATCGCCGACGCCGGTGATCGCTGGGCCTATCACAATGCGCCTTACACGCTGCTCCAGGAAGTGGTGGCCAATGCCACCGGCCAGAACTACTACACCTACTTCAATGCCCGGCTGCGGGATCCCATCGGCATGGAGGGTTTCTGGCTGCCCATCCTGTACAACCGCGTTTATTTCAGCACGGTCCGCAGCATGGCGCGTTTCGGGCTGCTGGCCTCCAACGGCATGGTGTGGGGCACGGACACCATCCTGCATGACAGCGCGTATTTCCATGCCGCCATCACGCCTTCACAGAACCTGAACCACAGCTACGGCTACCTCTGGTGGCTGAACGGACAGGACAGCTTCATGCTGCCCAGTAGCCAGTTCGTATTCCCGGGGGAACTGGTGCCGCACGCCCCAGCGGACATGTACAGCGCGCTCGGGAAGAACGACCAGATCATCAATGTGGCACCCGGCCAAGGGCTGGTGCTGGTGCGCATGGGCGACCCCGCATATGACGCACAATTAGTCTCCTCGGTCTTTGATGACCACGTATGGCAATACGTGAACGCGTTGGATTGCAACACCGGCATCGATGAAGTCGGGCTGCAGCAGGGACCGGTCCTTGCGCCAAACCCGTGCAAGGACGTGGTCCGGTTCCAATTGCCCAACAAGGTCCGTTCCGCGGAGGTCACCTTGTTCGACACCATGGGCAGGACCGTGCTGACCACGCGCAGCACCGGGACCATCGACGTTTCAATGCTGGCCCCGGGATCCTATGCTGTGCGCATCATTTCCGACGGTAAAACATGGACTTCGGCCCTCAAAAAAGAATAG
- a CDS encoding rhomboid family intramembrane serine protease, whose amino-acid sequence MAIIYVQSIDHDRRRLLTALIPPAMVVALMWVVLGFDLVYHLDLARFGILPRTITGLRGIVFAPFLHGGLEHLVNNSLPLLLLGWFTVYFYPKAAGRVVLVSWLTTGLWVWAMGRESHHIGASGIVYALAGFHFFSGLFRRRIALMAVSLIVVFLYGSMWWGVLPIQPGVSWESHLFGGVVGSLLAWWYRNVPPAHVPPPRVEEEEEDEEELLLPGSDPGDEQPPEPRVGQDGQTDPMYDPSRTSSTYPWEG is encoded by the coding sequence ATGGCAATAATTTACGTCCAGTCCATCGATCACGACCGCAGGCGGCTGCTCACCGCGCTGATCCCGCCCGCAATGGTGGTCGCGCTGATGTGGGTGGTGCTGGGCTTCGACCTGGTCTACCACTTGGACTTGGCGCGTTTCGGGATCCTTCCCCGCACCATCACGGGTTTGCGCGGCATCGTGTTCGCGCCCTTCCTGCATGGCGGGTTGGAGCATCTGGTGAACAACAGTCTACCCTTGCTACTGCTGGGCTGGTTCACCGTCTACTTCTATCCGAAGGCCGCCGGGCGCGTGGTGCTGGTCAGTTGGCTGACCACCGGGCTGTGGGTGTGGGCCATGGGGCGCGAAAGCCATCACATCGGCGCCAGTGGCATCGTGTATGCCTTGGCGGGTTTCCATTTCTTCAGCGGGCTGTTCCGCAGGCGCATCGCGCTGATGGCCGTCTCCTTGATCGTGGTCTTCCTCTACGGCAGCATGTGGTGGGGCGTCCTGCCCATCCAACCCGGCGTCAGTTGGGAAAGCCATCTGTTCGGCGGGGTCGTAGGGTCGTTGCTGGCCTGGTGGTACCGCAACGTGCCGCCTGCCCATGTGCCGCCGCCAAGGGTTGAAGAGGAGGAAGAGGACGAAGAGGAACTTCTGCTTCCAGGCAGTGACCCCGGTGATGAGCAACCTCCTGAACCCCGTGTCGGCCAAGACGGACAGACCGACCCCATGTATGATCCTTCACGCACGAGCAGCACCTATCCTTGGGAAGGGTAG
- a CDS encoding ROK family protein has product MIIGIDIGGTTTKIGLVDNGRVTATTRIPTTGHVDEFAFADALAEAALQLGTDHRSPATDHQIQAIGIGAPNANQLTGIIEMAPNLPWKNDVPLARMVEERTGIRSVLGNDANAAALGEWRYGAGQGLKDLLLVTLGTGVGSGFIVNGQLVLGSHGNAGELGHMTIVIDGRDCTCGRKGCLEAYVSIRGLRQTFLELDGDAEVLKEEGVLCIAKAAEQGDAAALQTFRHAARWLAVGLANAVAVTGPERIVLFGGIARSGDLLMVPLQERFQEYLLNIYHGRVDLVASALPDDDAAILGAAALTTL; this is encoded by the coding sequence ATGATCATCGGCATCGACATCGGCGGCACCACGACCAAGATCGGCCTGGTCGACAACGGACGTGTGACCGCCACTACACGCATCCCCACCACGGGCCATGTGGATGAATTCGCCTTTGCCGATGCACTGGCGGAGGCGGCTCTGCAACTCGGCACCGATCACAGATCACCAGCTACCGATCACCAAATTCAAGCAATTGGAATAGGCGCCCCCAACGCCAACCAGCTCACGGGCATCATCGAAATGGCACCGAACCTGCCGTGGAAGAACGACGTGCCTTTGGCGCGAATGGTGGAGGAGCGCACCGGCATCCGCAGCGTGCTGGGCAACGATGCCAATGCGGCGGCGCTGGGTGAATGGCGCTACGGCGCAGGCCAAGGCTTGAAAGATCTGCTGCTGGTGACGCTCGGCACCGGCGTGGGCAGCGGCTTTATCGTGAACGGTCAACTGGTGCTCGGCAGCCACGGCAATGCGGGCGAATTGGGCCACATGACGATCGTGATCGATGGCCGGGACTGCACTTGCGGCCGCAAAGGCTGCTTAGAAGCCTATGTGAGCATCCGCGGGTTGCGTCAGACATTCTTGGAACTGGACGGCGATGCTGAAGTTTTGAAGGAGGAAGGTGTTTTGTGCATCGCGAAGGCCGCCGAACAAGGCGATGCGGCGGCGTTGCAGACCTTCCGCCATGCGGCGCGCTGGTTAGCCGTGGGCTTGGCGAACGCTGTGGCCGTCACCGGCCCGGAGCGCATCGTGCTCTTTGGCGGGATAGCGCGCAGCGGTGATCTGTTGATGGTCCCGTTACAAGAGCGCTTCCAGGAATACCTGCTGAACATCTACCACGGTCGCGTGGACCTGGTGGCCTCGGCGCTGCCGGATGATGATGCGGCGATACTTGGTGCTGCGGCGCTGACGACGTTGTGA
- a CDS encoding sugar MFS transporter: MSGKTHTTSAVVIIGALFFLFGFVTWINGPLISYLKIVCELKEGAEPFYVTFAFYIAYFVTALPMAWVLGKTGMKRGMMYGLFTMALGALLFIPAAQERSYGLFLAGLFVIGTGLSLLQTASNPYITVVGPIESAAARISVMGICNKMAGVLAPFVLGALLLSDADTLQADLSALQGPLLAARLDELAQRVILPYGVMAASLVALGLMIKYSPLPELDPEVDAPGVATDGRSIFSFPNLMLGVMALFLYVGVEVMAGDTIGIYGQSLGLPLSEAKHLTSYTLVGMVVGYVIGIVAIPRFISQAKALAASAVLGVVLTIAATLLPAHASILCIALLGLANALVWPAIWPLAISGLGRHTKIGSALLIMAIAGGAILPLIYGKLAEEPSIGHQHAYWMMVPCYLFILWYGVKGHSKKAW, translated from the coding sequence ATGTCCGGGAAAACGCACACCACTTCCGCCGTCGTCATCATCGGCGCGTTGTTCTTTCTTTTCGGCTTTGTGACGTGGATCAACGGTCCGCTGATCAGCTATCTGAAGATCGTGTGCGAGCTGAAGGAAGGCGCGGAGCCTTTCTATGTCACGTTCGCGTTCTACATCGCCTATTTCGTCACAGCACTGCCGATGGCCTGGGTGCTGGGCAAGACCGGCATGAAGCGCGGCATGATGTACGGCCTGTTCACCATGGCATTGGGCGCGCTGCTCTTCATCCCCGCCGCGCAAGAGCGCTCTTACGGCCTGTTCTTAGCGGGGCTGTTCGTCATCGGCACGGGACTGTCGTTGCTACAGACGGCGAGCAATCCCTACATCACGGTGGTGGGTCCGATCGAGAGCGCTGCGGCGCGCATCAGCGTGATGGGCATCTGCAACAAGATGGCCGGGGTGCTGGCTCCGTTCGTCCTCGGTGCCTTGCTCCTTTCCGATGCGGACACCCTGCAGGCCGACCTCAGTGCGCTGCAAGGTCCGTTGCTCGCCGCTCGCCTGGATGAGCTGGCCCAGCGCGTGATCCTGCCCTACGGCGTGATGGCCGCCTCCCTCGTCGCATTGGGCCTGATGATCAAATACTCCCCGCTTCCGGAGCTGGACCCCGAGGTGGATGCGCCCGGCGTGGCCACCGATGGCCGCAGCATCTTCTCCTTCCCCAACCTGATGCTCGGCGTGATGGCGCTTTTCCTCTACGTGGGCGTGGAGGTGATGGCAGGCGACACCATCGGCATTTACGGCCAGTCCCTCGGGTTGCCGCTTAGCGAGGCCAAGCACCTCACCAGCTATACGCTGGTCGGCATGGTGGTGGGCTATGTGATCGGCATCGTGGCGATCCCCCGTTTCATTTCGCAGGCCAAGGCTTTGGCAGCCTCAGCGGTGCTGGGCGTGGTGCTCACCATCGCGGCCACGCTGCTCCCGGCACACGCCTCGATACTCTGCATTGCCCTGCTGGGCCTGGCCAACGCGTTGGTGTGGCCCGCGATCTGGCCTTTGGCGATCTCCGGGCTGGGCCGCCACACCAAGATCGGCAGCGCGCTGCTCATCATGGCCATCGCGGGCGGCGCTATCCTGCCGTTGATCTACGGTAAGCTCGCCGAGGAGCCAAGCATCGGCCACCAACACGCATATTGGATGATGGTGCCCTGCTACCTCTTCATTCTGTGGTACGGTGTGAAGGGACACAGCAAGAAAGCGTGGTGA
- a CDS encoding GH92 family glycosyl hydrolase has product MLNRLFLSALLLSPAVLPAQDTTTWATNYATELVNPFVGTGGHGHTFPGPCVPFGMVQLSPDTRIDPVEWDGCGGYHYSDSLIYGFSHTHLSGTGVSDLCDVLLMPLSGGLTTKPEEYRSRFSHQREEAHAGYYKVHLDDPNVDVELTATKRVGMHRYHFAKADERSIVIDLRHRDRLLASSIKQTGVSEIVGERRSSSWARDQRLFFCIRIDRKVILDPVLSDSSKAVIALPSDSLPVLVKVGISAVSVEGARKNMEAEVPGWEFDAVREQAEDVWDKELGRIEVLGGEPEQQRIFYTALYHSLLVPYLFNDVDGQYRGNDGKVHTAKHDVYTVFSLWDTFRAEHPLFTILEPERTVDFTKTFLDIYSQTGRLPVWELWGNETDCMIGYHSVSVIADAYLKGIRGFDAELALKAMVASADRDEAGLNALRAKGYISSEDQSESVSRTLEYAYDDWCIAKMAKAMGKDSIASVFFDRASNWRNLFDPGTGFFRARYNGGFKGPFDPFEVNFDFTEANAWQYSTFVPQDVEGLDRALKATGHGGLEQRLDELFEAHPKTTGRDQSDITGLIGQYAHGNEPSHAMAWMYDRVARQDKAKRMVDRLLTEFYHDTPDGLIGNEDCGQMSAWYVMSALGLYQIAPGDPVFELHAPLFHAYRIHLPNGKEVHVRCSGELIGDRLIRSTVLNGEAGRLSSVPCSTLMQGMDLQIDLAAMWRPLEGARITTVARDPITSYPPSAPIITASSQAFTQPLEVSISTLRSDDQIHYTVDGSRPTRNSPVYDGPVTVASTTVVKAIAVDKDRTSPVISAHFTQIDPDRTIKVESKWSSQYAAAGEVALIDGIRGAQDWRTGAWQGYLGTDVLATVDLGSMKTLKHLGLGVLQDQRSWIWYPESVQFAWSMNGHDWSSATVANTVPRTAEGTQTMEMTTELLNKHARYIKVIAKYAGPCPDWHPGKGEASHLFTDELLIDCE; this is encoded by the coding sequence ATGCTCAACCGGCTCTTTCTCTCCGCGCTCCTCCTTTCCCCTGCGGTCCTTCCTGCGCAGGACACCACCACGTGGGCCACCAACTACGCCACTGAACTGGTGAACCCCTTTGTAGGTACCGGCGGCCATGGGCATACGTTCCCCGGTCCGTGCGTGCCCTTTGGGATGGTGCAGTTGAGCCCCGATACCCGCATCGACCCCGTGGAATGGGACGGCTGCGGTGGCTACCATTACAGCGACAGCCTGATCTACGGCTTCAGCCATACGCACCTCAGTGGCACCGGCGTCTCGGACCTCTGCGATGTGCTGCTGATGCCGTTGAGCGGCGGCCTTACCACGAAGCCCGAGGAATACCGTTCCCGTTTCTCGCACCAACGGGAAGAAGCGCACGCAGGCTATTACAAAGTGCATCTGGACGATCCGAACGTGGACGTTGAACTCACCGCCACCAAGCGCGTGGGCATGCACCGCTACCACTTCGCGAAGGCCGACGAGCGTTCCATCGTGATCGATCTCCGGCACCGGGACCGTTTGTTGGCCAGTTCGATCAAGCAGACCGGCGTGAGTGAGATCGTCGGGGAGCGCCGCAGCAGCTCCTGGGCACGCGACCAGCGGCTCTTCTTCTGCATCCGTATCGATCGCAAGGTGATACTGGACCCCGTGCTCTCCGACAGTTCCAAGGCCGTGATCGCACTTCCCTCGGACAGCCTGCCGGTGCTGGTGAAAGTGGGCATCAGCGCGGTGAGCGTGGAAGGTGCGCGGAAGAACATGGAGGCCGAGGTGCCCGGCTGGGAATTCGATGCTGTGCGAGAACAGGCCGAAGATGTCTGGGACAAGGAGCTGGGCCGCATCGAGGTGCTGGGCGGCGAGCCGGAGCAGCAACGCATCTTCTACACGGCGCTCTATCACAGCCTGCTCGTCCCCTACCTCTTCAACGATGTGGACGGCCAATACCGCGGCAACGACGGCAAGGTCCACACCGCGAAGCACGACGTGTACACCGTCTTCAGCCTGTGGGACACCTTCAGGGCCGAACATCCGCTGTTCACCATCCTGGAGCCGGAGCGCACGGTGGACTTCACCAAGACCTTCTTGGACATCTACTCGCAAACAGGCCGCCTGCCCGTGTGGGAGCTTTGGGGCAACGAGACCGATTGCATGATCGGCTACCACAGCGTGAGCGTGATCGCCGACGCTTACCTGAAGGGCATCCGTGGCTTCGATGCCGAGCTGGCGCTGAAGGCCATGGTAGCCAGTGCGGACCGCGACGAGGCCGGCCTGAACGCCTTGCGCGCCAAGGGCTACATCAGCAGCGAGGACCAGAGCGAGAGCGTGAGCCGCACGCTGGAATACGCCTACGACGATTGGTGCATCGCGAAGATGGCGAAGGCCATGGGCAAGGACAGCATAGCCTCGGTGTTCTTCGATCGCGCAAGCAACTGGCGGAACCTCTTCGACCCGGGAACAGGCTTCTTCCGTGCCCGCTACAACGGCGGCTTCAAGGGTCCGTTCGATCCCTTCGAGGTGAACTTTGACTTCACCGAGGCGAACGCATGGCAGTACAGCACTTTCGTTCCGCAGGACGTGGAAGGCTTGGACCGAGCGCTGAAAGCCACGGGCCACGGTGGCTTGGAACAGCGGCTCGACGAGCTCTTCGAAGCGCACCCCAAGACCACCGGTCGCGACCAGAGCGATATCACCGGCTTGATCGGCCAGTACGCGCACGGCAACGAACCGAGCCATGCCATGGCCTGGATGTACGACCGCGTGGCCCGGCAGGACAAAGCCAAACGCATGGTGGACCGCCTCCTGACGGAATTCTACCACGACACGCCGGACGGCCTGATCGGCAACGAGGACTGCGGCCAGATGAGCGCGTGGTACGTGATGAGCGCTTTGGGCCTGTACCAGATCGCGCCGGGGGATCCGGTGTTCGAGCTGCATGCGCCGCTGTTCCATGCGTACCGCATCCACCTGCCGAACGGGAAGGAAGTACATGTGCGTTGCAGCGGGGAGTTGATCGGCGATCGCTTGATCCGCTCCACGGTGCTCAATGGCGAGGCCGGCCGCTTGAGCTCCGTCCCCTGCTCCACGCTCATGCAGGGCATGGACCTGCAGATCGATCTCGCCGCAATGTGGCGACCGTTGGAAGGAGCACGTATCACCACCGTGGCACGTGATCCGATCACAAGCTATCCGCCCTCCGCACCGATCATCACGGCGTCCAGCCAGGCTTTCACGCAACCGCTGGAGGTCTCCATCAGCACGTTGCGTTCGGATGATCAGATCCATTATACGGTGGACGGGAGCCGGCCCACACGCAACAGCCCTGTTTATGATGGACCGGTCACCGTAGCGTCCACCACCGTGGTGAAAGCCATCGCCGTGGACAAGGACCGGACCAGCCCTGTGATCAGTGCGCACTTCACGCAGATCGATCCCGACCGCACCATCAAAGTGGAAAGCAAGTGGTCCTCGCAGTATGCCGCCGCCGGTGAGGTCGCCTTGATCGACGGCATCCGTGGCGCACAGGACTGGCGCACCGGCGCTTGGCAAGGCTATCTCGGCACCGACGTGCTGGCCACGGTGGACCTCGGCAGCATGAAGACGCTGAAGCACCTCGGGCTGGGCGTGCTTCAGGACCAGCGTTCGTGGATCTGGTACCCGGAAAGCGTTCAGTTCGCGTGGAGCATGAACGGCCACGATTGGAGCAGCGCCACGGTGGCCAACACGGTGCCGCGCACGGCGGAAGGAACGCAGACCATGGAAATGACCACCGAGCTACTGAACAAGCACGCGCGCTACATCAAGGTGATCGCCAAGTACGCCGGCCCCTGCCCCGACTGGCATCCCGGCAAAGGCGAGGCGTCGCACCTCTTCACGGACGAGCTGTTGATCGACTGCGAGTAA
- the mazG gene encoding nucleoside triphosphate pyrophosphohydrolase: protein MDPRLEAFERLLNIMDDLRAKCPWDRKQTLETLRPLTIEETYELGDAILNNDLQEVKNELGDLMLHNVFYAKIGEEKGAFTITDVLNGICEKLIRRHPHIYGDVQVQDEEEVKANWEKIKLKERRSVDPSGRQDDGPRSVLEGVPRGLPSMVKAVRIQDKARGVGFDWEHAHQVWEKVHEELAELKHEVETQSDKQADELGDLLFSIVNYARFLKIDPDEALERTNRKFIQRFQFLETESRKDGKKLGEMSLAEMDAYWERAKRR from the coding sequence ATGGATCCCCGCTTAGAAGCCTTTGAACGCCTGCTGAACATCATGGACGACCTGCGCGCCAAATGCCCGTGGGACCGCAAACAGACCTTGGAAACGCTCCGGCCGCTCACCATTGAGGAGACCTACGAGCTCGGCGATGCGATCCTGAACAACGACCTACAGGAGGTGAAGAACGAGCTGGGCGACCTGATGCTGCACAACGTGTTCTATGCCAAGATCGGCGAGGAGAAAGGCGCGTTCACCATCACCGACGTGCTCAACGGCATTTGTGAGAAATTGATCCGCAGGCACCCGCACATTTACGGCGACGTGCAGGTGCAGGATGAGGAGGAGGTGAAGGCCAATTGGGAAAAGATCAAGCTGAAGGAACGGCGTAGCGTCGACCCATCGGGTCGACAAGACGACGGGCCGCGCAGCGTGCTGGAAGGCGTGCCCCGCGGCCTGCCCAGCATGGTGAAGGCGGTCCGCATACAGGACAAGGCCCGTGGCGTGGGCTTCGATTGGGAGCACGCGCACCAAGTATGGGAGAAGGTACACGAGGAATTGGCGGAGCTGAAGCACGAGGTGGAGACGCAAAGCGACAAGCAGGCGGATGAGCTTGGCGACCTGCTCTTCAGCATCGTGAACTACGCGCGCTTCCTGAAGATCGACCCGGACGAGGCGTTGGAACGCACCAACCGCAAGTTCATCCAGCGTTTCCAGTTCTTGGAGACGGAATCGCGCAAGGACGGGAAGAAGCTCGGCGAGATGAGCCTTGCCGAGATGGACGCCTACTGGGAGCGGGCGAAGAGGCGCTGA
- a CDS encoding T9SS type A sorting domain-containing protein, with the protein MRSMLTWMLSTLLFCMTAHVCRAQAYPDSSASWCFSDFNNSEFTRIQMILGPDPDTVIAGQTYKRILEYIMNGSFDHSELVQRFYVRSDTTGKGYVMLLDSMQEYLAVDVAANAGDTIPNVLTSYTWGPDPDYEIRTVVVDSILLLENNGITVNRLFIHAIGWEPLVPYIGYYMFWQSGIGGSTGPLLQLEIIYGNTDPDCLRLHDTYVYSEQSGNPGLPGIPCDCSLLPVGIEELHSAMTAFITPNPSTGQFILVLAQKAKSIAVYSATGQQIWQGSGNTIDLTTQPPGVYTAVVATERGRQAVRLVVVR; encoded by the coding sequence ATGAGATCGATGTTGACATGGATGCTGAGTACGTTGTTGTTCTGCATGACAGCTCATGTATGCCGTGCTCAGGCCTATCCTGACTCCTCCGCGTCATGGTGCTTTTCCGATTTTAATAATTCGGAGTTCACACGCATTCAAATGATCTTGGGACCTGATCCGGACACGGTGATTGCTGGCCAGACCTATAAGCGCATATTGGAATACATCATGAACGGTTCGTTTGATCATTCGGAACTGGTTCAGCGATTTTATGTGCGATCCGATACCACAGGCAAGGGCTACGTTATGCTGCTCGATTCCATGCAGGAGTATCTTGCGGTTGATGTCGCGGCGAATGCGGGAGATACGATCCCTAATGTGCTAACATCCTATACTTGGGGGCCTGATCCAGACTATGAGATCAGGACCGTGGTCGTGGATTCTATTCTATTATTGGAAAACAATGGAATCACTGTCAATCGTCTATTTATACATGCAATTGGCTGGGAGCCACTCGTCCCATATATTGGTTATTATATGTTTTGGCAGTCAGGAATTGGAGGTTCGACCGGCCCTCTATTACAATTGGAAATAATATATGGCAATACAGATCCAGATTGTTTAAGACTACATGATACCTACGTCTATTCCGAACAGTCCGGCAACCCGGGCCTTCCGGGTATTCCTTGTGATTGCTCGCTATTACCTGTTGGTATAGAGGAATTGCATTCGGCCATGACGGCCTTCATCACTCCCAACCCCTCCACCGGCCAGTTTATCCTCGTCCTCGCACAAAAAGCAAAAAGCATCGCTGTGTATTCTGCTACCGGCCAACAGATCTGGCAAGGCAGCGGCAACACCATAGATCTCACCACGCAGCCGCCCGGTGTGTACACGGCGGTGGTGGCCACTGAGCGGGGCAGGCAGGCGGTGCGGTTGGTGGTGGTTAGGTAG